A single Candidatus Hydrogenedentota bacterium DNA region contains:
- a CDS encoding aspartate-semialdehyde dehydrogenase has protein sequence MSGKVVAVAGATGVVGREMLRVLEDRNFPVKSVKLLASERSKGKTLTFKGEEIAIEVLSEDSFHGVDIALFSAGGGTSKKFAPAAAKSGCVVVDNSSAWRMDPEVPLVVPEVNPGDLKWHKGIIANPNCSTIQMVVVLKPLHDAARIRRVVVATYQAVSGAGSAALNELAEQTRALAAGQEYPPKVFPHQIAFNVIPQIPQSDAFTENGYTSEEMKMVNETKKIMGDQNIMVTATTVRVPVHTGHSESVNVETERKLSAAEARALLSTAPGVIVQDDPASQIYPLAVNAAGKYGTFVGRIREDVSHPSALEMWVVADNLLKGAALNAVQIAEIL, from the coding sequence ATGAGCGGCAAGGTTGTGGCGGTTGCCGGTGCGACGGGTGTTGTCGGCCGGGAAATGTTGCGGGTGCTTGAGGACCGGAATTTCCCCGTGAAATCCGTCAAGCTGCTGGCGTCGGAGCGCTCCAAGGGCAAGACCCTGACATTCAAGGGCGAGGAAATCGCCATCGAGGTGCTCTCCGAGGACTCGTTCCACGGGGTGGACATTGCCCTGTTCAGCGCGGGCGGCGGCACCAGCAAGAAGTTCGCCCCCGCCGCCGCGAAGTCGGGCTGCGTGGTCGTGGACAACTCCAGCGCCTGGCGCATGGACCCCGAAGTGCCGCTGGTGGTGCCGGAGGTGAACCCCGGCGACCTGAAATGGCACAAGGGCATCATCGCGAACCCGAACTGCTCGACCATCCAGATGGTGGTGGTGCTCAAGCCGCTGCATGACGCGGCCCGCATCCGCCGCGTCGTCGTGGCCACCTACCAGGCGGTCTCCGGGGCGGGCAGCGCGGCACTGAACGAGCTGGCCGAACAGACCCGCGCGCTGGCGGCCGGACAGGAATACCCCCCGAAGGTCTTCCCGCACCAGATCGCGTTCAACGTGATCCCGCAGATTCCCCAGAGCGACGCCTTCACTGAAAACGGCTACACCAGCGAAGAGATGAAGATGGTCAACGAGACCAAGAAGATCATGGGCGACCAGAACATCATGGTCACGGCGACCACCGTCCGCGTCCCCGTGCACACCGGCCACAGCGAGTCCGTCAACGTCGAGACGGAGAGGAAGCTCAGCGCCGCCGAGGCGCGCGCCCTGCTCTCCACCGCCCCCGGCGTGATTGTGCAGGACGACCCGGCCAGCCAGATTTACCCCCTGGCCGTCAACGCCGCGGGCAAGTACGGCACCTTCGTCGGGCGCATCCGCGAGGACGTGTCCCACCCCTCCGCCCTCGAAATGTGGGTGGTCGCCGACAACCTGCTCAAGGGCGCGGCGCTCAACGCCGTCCAGATTGCCGAAATCCTGTAG
- a CDS encoding restriction endonuclease, protein MTEKPQDPGEAKIYETLGVLEALGFPRQQINERSALTLLSLLGLTPGDSWGDSWNPLMGITPMMTFFREHYGRKYAPNTRETVRRQTVHQFMQAGLVVANPDQPDRPTNSPKAVYQIEPKALELLRRYGRPSWKGALAAYLESVNTLKERYAREREMRRIPVVLPGSKRIHLSPGGQNVLVKKILEEFCPRYTPGGGVVYVGDTARKWAYFDAKCLLGLGVTVEGHGKMPDVVVHHTEKGWLVLVEAVTSHGPVNPKRRSELGNLFAGSKAGIVYVTAFMDKRTMAKYLGDISWETEVWIAETPGHLIHFNGERFLGPYED, encoded by the coding sequence ATGACTGAGAAACCGCAGGACCCCGGTGAGGCCAAAATTTATGAAACACTCGGGGTGCTTGAGGCGCTGGGATTTCCCAGACAGCAAATTAATGAACGGTCGGCGTTGACGCTTCTCTCGCTGTTGGGATTGACACCCGGGGATTCGTGGGGGGATTCGTGGAATCCCCTGATGGGCATAACGCCGATGATGACTTTTTTCAGGGAGCACTATGGCCGCAAGTATGCCCCTAACACGCGTGAGACAGTGCGCCGCCAGACAGTTCACCAATTCATGCAGGCGGGTCTGGTCGTGGCGAATCCGGACCAGCCGGACCGGCCCACAAACAGCCCGAAGGCGGTGTATCAGATTGAGCCAAAAGCCCTTGAATTGCTCCGCCGTTACGGCAGACCCTCCTGGAAGGGCGCTTTGGCGGCCTATTTGGAAAGCGTGAATACGCTGAAAGAACGGTATGCGCGCGAACGGGAAATGCGCCGCATACCGGTTGTTCTGCCGGGCTCGAAAAGAATCCATTTGTCTCCTGGCGGACAGAATGTCCTTGTCAAGAAGATTCTGGAGGAGTTTTGTCCCCGTTACACACCCGGCGGCGGGGTTGTCTATGTCGGGGACACGGCAAGGAAGTGGGCATACTTTGATGCCAAGTGCCTTCTGGGGCTCGGTGTCACCGTTGAAGGGCACGGAAAGATGCCTGATGTGGTCGTGCATCACACCGAAAAGGGCTGGCTGGTCCTTGTGGAGGCGGTCACGAGCCATGGGCCGGTCAATCCCAAGCGGAGAAGTGAACTTGGGAATTTGTTCGCGGGCTCAAAGGCGGGCATTGTGTATGTCACCGCCTTCATGGACAAGCGGACCATGGCGAAATATCTTGGCGATATCTCCTGGGAAACGGAAGTCTGGATTGCGGAGACACCTGGTCATCTCATTCATTTCAACGGGGAAAGATTCTTGGGTCCATACGAGGATTGA
- a CDS encoding N-6 DNA methylase, with the protein MKQTNIAHDLESVRFALNGVSPRMGRSAIGQFFTPAPIACFMAGMFQKSAGHVRILDPGAGMGTLFAALVQELAMRDEKPESITVVAYETDERMRPHIGETFRLCGETCRRRGVQFFGDARFEDFVQAAAALSEGNLFRAREPLFTHAILNPPYKKINGDSSVRRTLGAAGMETSNLYSAFVWLSAKMLAPGGELAAITPRSFCNGPYFRPFRKSFLDLMGLRRFHVFQSRSAAFKDDEVLQENVMFHAVRGGEHSPAITVSVSAGNNFSNVRTREIPLAQVILPGDRDTFIHLPEEEDSQAVMAQMAVFDIGLAGLGLEVSTGRVVDFRVRDFLRMNPETGTVPLVYPCHFDNGFVRWPLEKSKKPNALLLADETRGQVVDTGHYVLVKRFSAKEEPRRIVAAVFDPSRVAAGRIGFENHLNYFHDHGKGMSGKLAKGLALYLNSTLVDRHFRLFSGHTQVNATDLRRMGYPTRDQLVRLGEHVGGRMPGQCVVDEIIQRELFGDD; encoded by the coding sequence TTGAAGCAGACCAATATAGCGCATGACCTTGAGTCCGTCCGCTTTGCGCTGAACGGGGTGAGCCCCCGCATGGGGCGCTCCGCCATTGGCCAGTTTTTCACCCCGGCCCCAATTGCCTGTTTTATGGCGGGAATGTTTCAGAAAAGCGCCGGTCATGTCCGGATTCTTGATCCTGGTGCGGGCATGGGAACGCTTTTTGCCGCATTGGTGCAGGAATTGGCCATGCGTGACGAGAAGCCCGAGTCCATTACGGTGGTCGCCTATGAAACGGACGAGAGAATGCGCCCGCACATCGGGGAGACTTTCCGTCTTTGCGGGGAGACATGCCGCCGCCGCGGCGTCCAGTTTTTTGGGGATGCCCGTTTTGAGGACTTTGTCCAGGCGGCGGCCGCACTCTCCGAAGGAAACCTTTTTCGGGCGCGGGAACCCCTCTTTACCCATGCGATTCTGAACCCTCCCTACAAGAAGATCAACGGGGATTCCAGTGTGCGGCGGACACTCGGCGCGGCGGGCATGGAGACCTCGAATCTCTATTCCGCCTTTGTGTGGTTGTCGGCGAAAATGCTGGCTCCCGGCGGGGAACTGGCCGCAATCACACCGAGGAGTTTTTGCAATGGCCCCTATTTCCGGCCGTTCCGGAAGTCGTTCCTTGATTTGATGGGCCTGCGCCGGTTTCATGTGTTCCAGTCCCGCAGCGCCGCGTTTAAGGATGACGAGGTGCTCCAGGAAAATGTGATGTTCCATGCGGTCCGGGGCGGGGAACATTCTCCGGCAATCACCGTTTCCGTTTCAGCGGGCAACAATTTCTCCAATGTCCGGACACGTGAAATTCCCCTTGCGCAGGTCATTCTGCCCGGAGACCGCGACACCTTTATTCATCTGCCGGAGGAGGAGGATTCCCAGGCAGTCATGGCGCAAATGGCCGTGTTTGACATTGGCCTGGCGGGCCTTGGCCTGGAAGTTTCCACCGGCCGCGTGGTGGATTTCCGCGTGCGCGATTTTCTGCGGATGAATCCCGAAACCGGTACGGTTCCCCTGGTGTATCCATGTCATTTCGACAATGGTTTTGTCCGGTGGCCCCTGGAAAAGTCAAAGAAACCCAATGCCCTGCTCCTTGCCGATGAGACGCGCGGCCAGGTGGTTGACACCGGTCACTATGTTTTGGTGAAACGTTTTTCGGCCAAGGAGGAGCCGCGCCGCATTGTCGCGGCGGTCTTTGATCCCTCGCGCGTGGCGGCCGGCCGCATCGGGTTCGAGAACCATCTTAATTACTTCCATGACCATGGGAAGGGCATGTCCGGGAAACTTGCAAAAGGCCTGGCCCTCTATTTGAATTCCACGCTTGTGGACCGCCATTTCAGGCTCTTCAGCGGACATACGCAGGTCAACGCCACCGACCTGCGCAGGATGGGCTATCCTACGCGCGATCAACTTGTGCGGCTCGGTGAACATGTGGGGGGGCGGATGCCCGGCCAGTGTGTCGTGGACGAGATAATCCAAAGGGAGCTTTTTGGCGATGACTGA
- a CDS encoding DUF4190 domain-containing protein: MIRHTCPGCGAQLEIPEQHAGQNVECGGCGATFQCPAQDAPPVAPEPAAGAQAKKAGAGMALASLLLAILAFACFGIFAAIPAVILGHATLSRIKRGMLPPTQKGMAMTGLALGYVNIALTVVMLFVGLGLLNGFSGIYNSTALNRARTAAFRASCQNNLKQMGLVFKMFANENKGGYPELSGTAGRLAPVTEQVYPEIITDPIIMLCPTVENSQKRRDEREKLVDDESYFYLGYAVTNEEEVALFADAYRERIGRGLSFDDDLPLPEGKGVDGKGKLYRLREGVERLYAENRDADESFTMQSIIPLMIERPDNHMPKGGNVLYMDGHVEFLRYPGQWPMTEKTIGLLLELDAMGE; this comes from the coding sequence ATGATTCGGCACACCTGTCCAGGCTGCGGGGCGCAACTGGAGATCCCGGAGCAGCACGCGGGCCAGAACGTGGAGTGTGGAGGCTGCGGCGCAACATTTCAATGTCCGGCGCAGGACGCGCCGCCCGTCGCCCCGGAACCGGCCGCTGGGGCACAGGCAAAAAAGGCCGGCGCAGGCATGGCCCTGGCCTCCCTGTTGCTGGCCATCCTCGCCTTTGCCTGCTTCGGGATTTTCGCCGCCATTCCCGCCGTGATACTGGGCCATGCCACGCTTTCCCGCATCAAACGCGGAATGCTGCCCCCCACGCAAAAGGGAATGGCAATGACCGGGTTGGCGCTGGGATACGTCAACATCGCCTTGACGGTTGTAATGTTGTTTGTGGGTCTCGGACTATTGAATGGCTTTTCAGGCATTTACAACTCAACCGCCCTGAACAGAGCCCGAACTGCCGCGTTCCGCGCCTCGTGTCAGAACAACCTCAAACAGATGGGGCTGGTGTTCAAGATGTTTGCAAATGAAAACAAGGGGGGCTACCCCGAACTTTCCGGCACTGCGGGCAGGCTGGCGCCGGTTACGGAGCAGGTATATCCGGAGATTATTACGGATCCCATCATCATGCTCTGCCCGACGGTGGAGAATTCCCAGAAGAGGCGGGACGAGCGGGAAAAGTTGGTGGATGATGAGAGTTATTTCTATCTCGGTTACGCCGTGACCAACGAGGAGGAGGTGGCGCTTTTCGCCGACGCCTACCGCGAACGGATTGGGCGGGGGCTGTCCTTTGACGATGACCTCCCCCTGCCGGAAGGGAAGGGCGTGGACGGCAAAGGAAAACTGTACCGGCTGCGCGAGGGTGTCGAGCGGTTATATGCCGAAAACAGGGACGCCGACGAAAGCTTCACGATGCAGTCCATCATCCCGCTGATGATTGAACGCCCGGACAACCACATGCCCAAAGGCGGCAATGTCCTCTACATGGACGGGCATGTGGAGTTTCTCCGCTACCCCGGCCAATGGCCCATGACGGAAAAGACCATCGGCCTGCTGCTGGAACTCGACGCGATGGGCGAATAA